A window from Candidatus Bathyarchaeota archaeon encodes these proteins:
- a CDS encoding ribbon-helix-helix domain-containing protein, with product MSDGNKRERITIRLTKRYLDLLNTLIEKGVYNSRNEAIRDALRIMYEYHGLKVAPEKKAALKTDEAQKTD from the coding sequence GTGTCCGATGGAAACAAACGAGAACGAATAACTATCCGATTAACTAAACGTTACCTTGACCTTCTAAACACCCTAATCGAGAAAGGGGTCTATAACAGCCGCAACGAAGCCATCCGTGACGCGCTCCGCATCATGTACGAGTACCATGGGCTCAAGGTGGCGCCGGAAAAGAAAGCTGCCCTTAAAACTGATGAAGCTCAGAAAACGGATTGA
- a CDS encoding methyltransferase: MTKPPKPTEHYFTSAPKCNDQFGIIKANLLGKNFQFLTSSSVFSKRKIDNGTQILIEAMVLPKTGNVLDIGCGYGAVGIVAAATNPQLHVVLTDVNIRAVRLAKQNLSANRISNAEVKYGYLYEPVEGTLFNCVLSNPPVSAGMDTVKAIISQAPKVLATNGTFQMVIRSKIGAKALPALFEKTFGNCTILSRESGYRVIMGTFR, encoded by the coding sequence ATGACCAAACCCCCAAAACCCACTGAACACTACTTCACCTCAGCCCCCAAATGCAACGACCAATTCGGCATAATCAAAGCTAACCTCCTCGGCAAAAACTTCCAGTTCTTAACCTCCTCAAGCGTATTCTCCAAACGCAAAATCGACAACGGCACCCAAATCCTAATCGAAGCCATGGTTCTACCAAAAACCGGCAACGTGCTCGACATCGGATGCGGATATGGCGCCGTAGGCATCGTGGCAGCCGCCACAAACCCCCAACTCCACGTCGTACTAACAGACGTAAACATCCGCGCGGTACGCTTAGCTAAACAGAACCTATCCGCCAATCGGATTTCTAATGCCGAAGTAAAGTATGGTTACCTATACGAACCCGTGGAAGGCACACTCTTCAACTGTGTTCTGTCCAATCCGCCAGTAAGTGCGGGTATGGATACAGTCAAAGCAATAATATCACAGGCGCCCAAAGTATTGGCAACTAACGGCACATTCCAGATGGTGATTCGCAGCAAAATCGGCGCCAAAGCCCTCCCTGCCCTTTTTGAAAAAACCTTCGGCAACTGCACGATTCTATCAAGGGAAAGTGGGTACCGAGTGATAATGGGCACTTTTCGTTAA
- a CDS encoding 50S ribosomal protein L14e, with protein sequence MPAIEVGRICIKVAGREAGSKCVIIDVMDKSFVLVTGPKKVTGIKRRRVNIGHVMPLPEKLDIKRGASDDDVASALQAQGLTEAMTEDE encoded by the coding sequence ATGCCCGCTATTGAAGTCGGTAGAATTTGCATTAAAGTGGCTGGTCGTGAAGCCGGCAGTAAATGTGTCATCATTGACGTCATGGATAAAAGCTTCGTATTAGTTACCGGACCCAAAAAGGTTACTGGCATTAAACGCCGCCGCGTCAACATTGGCCATGTTATGCCGCTGCCAGAGAAGCTCGACATTAAACGTGGCGCCTCTGACGATGATGTTGCCTCTGCTCTGCAGGCTCAAGGCTTAACTGAAGCCATGACCGAAGACGAGTAA
- a CDS encoding RNA-guided pseudouridylation complex pseudouridine synthase subunit Cbf5, with translation MPRTLPPWETKRETRIKAEDSTDPRYGCKPAERSPNQIIQFGTINLDKPAGPTSHEVAAWTKRILQIPTIGHGGTLDPKVTGVLPITLEDATKMVQALLYSGKEYVCVLKLHGDVDESQIRYVLSQFEDEIYQRPPLRSAVKRQIRTRRIYYIDYLERDGRNVLFKVACEGGTYIRKLCFDIGEVLGVGAHMQELRRSRAGPFMESSPKCVTLHDVAYYFSQYQTTKDPAYLHKFIEPMENALAQLPKIVVRDSAVDALCHGANLTIPGILSVDSGIEKTSMVAIFTLKGEVIALGKATLSTQEILDLNHGEAASLARVLMPRGTYPKVWKTGSEKPHDQTPKTH, from the coding sequence GTGCCTCGAACCCTTCCGCCTTGGGAAACCAAACGTGAAACCCGCATAAAAGCCGAAGACTCAACTGACCCGCGTTACGGCTGCAAACCAGCGGAGCGCTCACCCAATCAAATCATCCAATTTGGCACCATTAACCTCGACAAACCCGCTGGCCCAACAAGCCACGAGGTCGCTGCATGGACCAAAAGAATCCTCCAAATCCCAACCATCGGACACGGCGGAACCCTCGACCCCAAAGTCACAGGCGTCTTACCCATCACACTTGAAGACGCCACAAAAATGGTTCAAGCCCTCCTATACAGCGGCAAAGAATACGTCTGCGTGCTTAAACTCCACGGCGACGTGGACGAATCCCAAATCCGCTATGTTCTTAGCCAGTTTGAAGACGAAATCTACCAACGCCCACCCCTCCGTTCTGCGGTCAAACGACAAATCCGCACCCGCCGCATCTACTACATCGATTACCTCGAACGTGATGGTCGCAACGTGCTGTTCAAAGTCGCATGCGAAGGCGGAACCTACATCCGCAAATTATGCTTCGACATCGGAGAAGTCCTTGGCGTTGGCGCACACATGCAAGAACTCCGCCGTAGCCGCGCAGGACCCTTCATGGAATCCAGCCCAAAATGCGTCACCCTACACGACGTTGCCTACTACTTCAGCCAGTACCAAACCACCAAGGACCCTGCTTATCTGCATAAATTTATTGAACCCATGGAAAACGCGTTGGCGCAACTCCCCAAAATCGTTGTCCGCGACTCTGCTGTTGACGCCCTCTGCCACGGCGCCAACCTCACCATCCCAGGCATTCTATCGGTCGATAGCGGCATAGAAAAAACCTCCATGGTCGCAATCTTTACCCTCAAAGGCGAAGTAATCGCGCTGGGAAAAGCAACCCTCTCAACCCAAGAAATCCTTGACTTGAACCATGGCGAGGCTGCATCTTTGGCGCGGGTGCTTATGCCCCGAGGAACTTACCCGAAAGTTTGGAAGACGGGCAGTGAAAAACCCCATGACCAAACCCCCAAAACCCACTGA